Genomic segment of Paenibacillus sp. FSL R5-0912:
TGAGAAAAAGAGCTTGTCAAGGTCTACCCCCTGAAAGCTCTCTTAGTCAAACACCAGTATGCTTCTTTCGGTTAATATACCGGCACGGTCAGTATATCTCCTGCCTTAATTCCGCTGTCCTTCAGACCATTTGACTTCTTGATCCCTTCTATATATACAGCAGTCCTCATATCATCCGGTTTATTCTTGAGTGCAATGCTCCACAAGGTGTCTCCGCGTTCAACTACGATCCGTTTCTCAGGCTTCATTAAAGTGACAGAACCAGCGAACACATTACCGACTACTGTAAATCCGGAGATCGTGAGTAATAGTATCAGAGATATCTTAACAAAGCTGACCTGGCGGAATATCGAGGTAAGTACAGACAGCAGGCGAAGGGTCTTGTCTCTGAATTGTGCCAATGGATTATGGGGTAATGGATTACCGGGAGCGGACACCTTGATATCCTCATTGTAGATACTATTGTAGGTACTGTATTTTAACATAAATATCGTCCTCCAAACACTTGTTCTTACTTTCGAAAATAATATAACACGAACATGTGTTTTGATCAATAGTTTTTTCGAACAACTGTTCCCTTTATTTTTCGGGCTATTATTCTCACAATTTAGAACTTATGTTTGTACGAACGGCAGTTCTATGTTATAATTTTCCCAAACATAGTATATGGGGTTGATTCCGATGTCAAAGATTTCGAGTCGCCAGCTGGCGATCCTGGAATTTATACGTAACGAAGTCCGCAGCAAGGGTTATCCTCCGTCCGTTCGGGAAATTGGTGAAGCTGTTGGCCTGGCCTCCAGTTCTACAGTGCACGGTCATCTGGACCGGCTTGAGAAGAAGGGCCTGATCCGGCGCGATCCTACGAAACCGCGGGCTATTGAATTGCTCGGACAGGAAGATTCAGAGAATGTACATCAATTCGTCCAGACGGTTACCCGCATCCCAGTAATTGGTAAGGTCACTGCTGGTGTTCCTATTACCGCTACAGAGAATATTGAGGATTACTTCCCGCTTCCTACTCATTACGTAGGGGATAACAAGGTATTCATGCTTTCTGTACTCGGCGACAGTATGGTTGATGCCGGGATTATGAACGGCGATTATGTTATTGTCCGCCAACAGCAAACCGCTGACAATGGTGACATCGTTGTTGCGATGACCGAAGAAGATGAAGCAACCGTTAAGACCTTTTACAAAGAACGTGATCATATCCGGCTGCAGCCGGAGAATCCGGCTTACGAGCCTCTCCGCCTTAACCGCGTTACTATTTTGGGCAGAGTCATTGGATTATTCCGCGATATCCATTAATCCTTCTCCTCCATAATCAGGCTGCTCCGCATCACGCGAAGCAGCCTTTTTCCTATTTAGATCCTGTTACGCTTGCCTAAAATGCCAAAAAACCAACGCAGGAACATTTGTTCCCATAACGGTTTTTGGCATTTTTTACTCCGAACCGCTTTAGCTATCCGCACATATCCTGATTACAAAGGAGTGCTGATCCCATGCCCAACTATCGAATTATTGTCGACCTTTCACAGCGCATGCTTTATCTGCTTGATAATGACACCGTAACCAGAGGATTTCCTGTCGGCATTGGCCGGATGCTGACCGTCTCGCCGGTAGGCGAGTACACGATCATTAATAAGCAGCCCAATCCGGGCGGACCGTTCGGAGCCTTCTGGATGGGCCTGTCCAAGCCGCATTATGGAATTCACGGAACGAATGACCCTTCCTCTATCGGCCACATGGTCTCCCACGGCTGTATCCGCATGTATAACCAGGACGTGGTCGCGTTGGCTGCCATCATTCCCATTGGTACCCGTGTAACCATCAGGGAGTAGCCGCAATCATGCAGCCACCTATAACTCCCTATATTTGAACACAAGAACCCCTCTGACGGGTTTTCGCCAAAGGGGTTCTTCACAGAATTATTGCACAGTTTGCTCATAACCAAGCTCGTCCAGAATACTTTCAGCCAGACTCCACTGTTCCGCAGGTGAGTCTTTGCTTTTTTTGGCGTAGACCAATGCACTCTTGGTAACTTTCTCGATCAGCCTGCGTCCCTGCTCTTTGGTGATGGACACTTCCATCCCGGAGCGGCCCACCACCTCAGACAGACAAAAGAACGCAATCCGCATCGCGTAATTGTCTCTGCTGAGGAAATAGAATAGATGAGGCACGTTCTTGAGCAGACGGTCAACCCAGTTCGTAATCTCCCGCACCTGATAAACTTCCCGGCGATCCTGCTCATACCCATTGAATATAATTATGATTTTGCCCCGTAGCCGCTTCTTCTCATATTTCTTAAATTCACGCAAATAGCTCTCGAGCCGCCCCTTCTCCACATCTTCTCTGGAGACATTCAGCACGGTGGTTCCGGCTGCATCCAATTTAGAACTTTCTTCCAAAACCATATCTGCGTTAACAGACAGTGTTCTATCCTGTAATTCTGGCAGTCCCAAACGCTGCCGTAATTGATCGTCCATTCTTCACACCTTCCTGTATCAAGCTCTTGTGCAGCTTGTTCACCATATCTCCTGGTATATATCGTCCCTCAAACCTCTTACTCTTCATTGATCAATTATACTCCGTGCCTTCTACAGTCTCAATCGTACGGCAAAAAAGACATCCCGGGAGGATGTCTTTGATTGGATACTTTTCCCCTGACTACAGACTACAATACGCTGCGCAACGACCGGATAGCAATAGTGTTTAAACGAATCGCTTCACGTATAGATGCTCTGGCAGCCAGCAATTCTCTTCTGGCACGTGAACCACTTGGAAATCTGCGCAGGTTCTCATTAATTTCCTCAAGTCTTTCAAGCAGGATTGCTCTCTGTGCGAGCAGTGCATTAATTGCTCTGCGGATTCTGTTTCGTTCTCTTTGCGTCATCATTACACCTCTTTTACGTTTTATAGTATAAGAAATGCAAAGATTAGCTTCGGAGACTGTGTGATTTGGCAGTAATATTAAAATTAGCTTTCTTTGACCTTGATAGAGATAATATTGACAGGATTAAGATACTTGCCTCCTGCCGGAATCCAGCCTGTCAAACCACCGGATGTCAGATAGGTTCTGGCTTCTCCCGCCGATTCAAACACAGATTCAAGCTCTTCAATTTGCCCATTCACATACTGAAGCTCAAAAATAACTTTACTCACTTGCGACCACCTCCTCAGCTACTAATTCGTTACCCCGAAGCGTTTACCTGCTTTTACTTCTTGGGCAGCCTTACCCGGAACTCAAATTCGTCACGTCTATAGGTCATTCCGGCCAGCAATACATACTCCGGCGTCCATTTCTGTACAGGTCCGGCGTAATCAGCTATAACATGCGGTTTACCCTCGATCAGTTGAACGACATAGACCTTCACCTGGGCAAGTGCCGCCGCGAATATATCAGCATCACTTGAAAGAACTTTATACGCAGTATTCAACATCTTTCCTCCTTAGTGCACACGCAAGAATAATAAGGATTCATAGAGCAAACAAATCAGTTCAATTATAACGGGTTCTGGAACAAAATGTATACCCTATTTAGAGCTTAGAGCTTGATGAAAATGATCTTAAACAGCCCGAGGTATTTGCGCTTTGCCTTAATATCACCGATAAATGTCTTACTATCCTGAATATCAGGTATGCTGAATGTGGAGAACAGAATGTAATTTTCCCGGATAGTAAACGATTCGACCATAGGCTGAGCGACCATACTGGTAATTTCTCCAGCTAGCCCTCCCCCCAGTGTTTCCTCCAGATGATTCACTGCGTATTCTCCAAAGTCCTCTTTACCCGGATTCATGACCGCTAGTAAAACCAGTACTACTATAATTACGAAAGACAGTTTCGCCGCTGTTTTCTTGCGGGCTCTGGGTTCAGGCTGCGGAGCATCATATCGCGGGTTCATGTTTATTCCCTCCAGCTATAATATTTCTTGAATCGTGAACACTAACGGACTCACAATAAACCTGCAGATTATAACCAGTACATCAACCGGCCCGCTTATCCCCACATCCATTCCGCTCCAGTCCGGACTACCTGCTAACGGTGAATCCAGCCCATATTGCTCTATAATCCGTTCCCTGGTTTCAGTTGACATGCCAGTTCCTTCTGCAGCTCCAGCCTGAGAACAAATTAGCGTTAATAATAGGATCATTGCAATAATACTTACATATTTATTTCTCATTTCATACCCCTATGTAACTTATTTATTAAAAAGGAAATACCGGCACCGCAACAACCACGGCCAGTATCAGCTGTAACAGCAATAGTCCCCAAGCCCAAACCCTCTAAACACATGCTTCACTTCAGCCTATCCTTAGTCATAAAAGTGATTCTCAGGGTAAGCACCTGCAAAGGGTTCCTTTAGTGTGTATATGATCCAGTATATAGGACATGGTACATTATGTAAAATAAACCATCCGGCTAACCATTGGGATGTAGATAAAATAACACGTCAGCCATTAGTCCGGCGAGTCGCTTTAATTCAATAGCTCTATTAAATATCTATTATCCTAAATAATAATTTTGTATTTTATGTGTATTTTGTAAAAAAAGGATTGAAATATATTCTCATATATTTATAATAATTACCAGATATATGAAGGGAGACATCACGAGATTGTCCACTAGAGATACTCTTCCCCTCATGTCTTACATTGAAATTGACCGTAGACTATATCCACGACCTATTCACACCTTAAGACAGAGATCGACCAGAAACCCTAAAAGCATTTCTCGTATTCTTAATTCGTTATATGAGAGCAATTACATCACCGTGGGTGATTTGATGAAAGCTTCATTGGCTGAATTGCGTTGCTTAAGGAATTTTGGCGTCACGGGGCAAATGATTGTCGTCGAGTTGTTAGAGGCCCATACCAAACAGTTGTCTGAGATTTCCCGCTAAGGACCTTTTAAAGGTTCTTTTTTTATTATCTCTTTTCTCCAGCTTAATCTGCGCTGTTCCCGCAACAATTAATCCTACGATTATTAGCACAATGCCTTTTCTATTTTTCAAATAATGCTCTTAAGTTATTTTCATTCCGCTTCAAGCTCCGATCATTTAGTCCTAGGCAATTACAACCATTTTAATACATTTTATTATTTTTCGACTTATTTATATACATTCTTACATAATACCGCATTTCAAATCATCCTTACTACTCATATACATTATTATCCATTAGGAGTATTGTTTTTCATGAAACTAAATACTTTTTTGGGAGGATTATCTATTTATGAAAAGGAAATTGCTTATTGGACTTTTAACTATTGCCGCATGTTTTACGGTAGGATCGACATCATTTGCTGCTGAAGCTCCATCTTCTACTCTTAGCTCTTCAACTTCAATTTCTCCAAATGCTGTAATAAAACCAATTGACGAGACTCAGGCTATTGTTAGAATGCAAGTAGGCGAAACTATATGGTTGACTGGCTATAATTTTTGGTATATTAACTATGACGGATCCATTGAAATAATACCGGCTGAAGGAAAGTTTACTGCCTTACATCCTGGAACCAGTACAGTCGCAGCTGACTTTGGGAATGGTATTACATTTTATTATATTATCTTAGTTAACTAAGTCTTGACGATGCTCAAGAAATGATAATTCTGTCATCCAAACCGACAATTTATTAATTCAAAAAATAACCCGTCAGGCATAAGCCGGCGGGTTATTTTTTGTATGCTCTGAATTTAACAAAAAACACGGTTTTTCGAATAATTCCTATACATGAATGAACCATCCTTCTTCCCGCTCCCCTCTATTTCTAAAAGTATGTAATAAAAAGACGCCCAAATCGCTCCAAGACCAAACTTAAAACACCCTTAAAGCAGTTTAATGTGATAAATGAATTTTTAATAGAAATGCACCTCAAAAAATTCCGAGGTGCATCCATGTTAGATTTAAAAACTTATGTTGTAATGAGCAAAATTCAGATGATACTGCGTCATTGCAGTGAAGTTGGGATTATCTACGACCACATATATTGTTGCTCCAGGCGGAAGCAAAACATTACTAAACGATTGCGCTTCAGCAGTTCCTGCCTTTCCTGTGTAAAGTGGGCCCAGTTCAGTGAGACCATTATAGTAATTAATAATTATACCCGCTCTTGTAGGACCGTTACCACTAAATCCTCCCACATGAACACCAATTCTTTTGAGATTTGTTGTTGTATTTGTCCACTTAAACCAATCTTGATCGGTAGCACTTTGGATGAACAAATCATATATCGCACCACCGTATTCATTCGGTGTAATGGTAAGACCAAACTTGTATGAGGCGTATAAAGCTTTCACTTGAGACTGACTATTTACAACTGGTCCCGCCTTTAGCGTTGGTTACGACCTGCCCGGGCTTCGTACGGCCCTGCGCGTATAATGCATCCTGCTCCGAGATAGTCCGCAGCCCCTGAGTAATGACTATATTGACTCTCCGGGCGTAGCAGCGCTCGATCAGCGCCACTGTAGCAGTCACCCAGGACCGTATGCAGCCCAGCCACGACAAGGATTTAAGCTTTACCTGTTCAAGCGTCAGCATCTTTATAGCCCCCCCTCTTTGACGGCCGGGAAGATCATAAACAGATCCTGCCGCCGGGTATACATGAGATACGTCAGGATCAGCAGGCCCAGGGTTGTGCCGGTTTGAGCTACGGCCAAGGCTGTGGACTTCAACGCAGCATACACCGCTGAATCACCGGAACCGTGTGTGGAATTACAAAAAAAAGCGCGGCTATAAGCAGCAGCGCACAGATGAATGAAATCCCATATGCATGTGCGATTGAAAAGGCAACCCTGCGGGATGCCTGCGCCAGCTCCATTTCTCTTTTTGTGCTAGGGCGATAGACGTTTGAACAATACTCCACACGGTTGTCCTCCCCTATCCTCATCATTTCCGCTATTGGCGGAATGATCTGCCTTTAATCGCTGCAGCACTTCAAGGGTTGGCTGCGTAAAAGCTGCCCGTTCTTTGTCCAGGATATCCTGCAGGCGGTCATTGTCCTCCAGGGCAAGATCCAGCATCTCACGCGGAACCAACTCGCCTTTTGAGACAGCCCGCCACTGAATATAAGCAAATATGATAAACAAGAACAGTAAGACAACCGACAGCCCACACTCTTCAACCAGTGGCAGCAGCTCTTGTATTGTGGATACCTCTGTGCCCATCCCCCGCTCCCCTTTCCTCTCTCTAATGTAAAAGCCCCCGGATCGACTCCGAGGGCAAAATAAAAACGCCTTCGTAGGCGCTCTCATCCATTCCTTATTCTAAAAAAAGCACCTCTTAAATTCAAGAGGCGCTTGCACTATAACCGTTAAAAAGTGTAGGCTGCAAAATTAAGATGGTACGAAGGAGGTGTTGTGAAATTAGGTGCATCAACTACTAAGTATACTGTGGCTCCAGGTGGGACAAAAATATTTCCCAAGACTTGCGTATTTGTAGTGTTTGCCTTATCAGAATAATACAAATCAGTCTCACCGAAACTGTTGTTATAATTGATTTTGAAGCCCGCTCTGATAGGACCATTTCCACTATAACCACCTATATTAGCAGCAACCCTCCTAAAACTTGAAGATGTATTGGTCCACTTAAACCAATCTTTCTCGGAAGCGTCTTGTATAAAAAGGTCATAAATAACACCACCGGTGGCCACATCAACCCCATTACTTAGCACAAGCGATATTGCAGATGCCTGAGAATCACCAATACCTATAAGAAATGGTGTTACCTCAGCGGCATTTGCATTGGATTCTGCAAAGGCTGATGCCGAAGGTATCATAAGAACAGCTGAGACAAGAAGTGCAGATAGAATCTTTTTAAATTTCAATGATCTTCCGCCTTTCGATAATTTCGTTAATCGGCCGATTACAAAGTTAATATTATCCTTTTATATGTTTATTTTCCATGGTTCATTAGAATCCATTTTTTATCATAAATATGTAATTTATTGATAATATAAAATGCCTAAATATGACTATTTTTGATATATAATGTCATTTTGTTTACAACCACTCTGCAAACAGCTACATGAAATCTATCCTCGAATAATTCCCACTATTTATTTGTGGGCATTTTGTGGGCACCACCATTAATTTAAGCAACCCCCACCACCCTCACGCCCACAAACAAAAAAGCCCCCGGCGCTTAGAGCGCCAAGGGCTGCTGTATCCTAGTAAAGCGTCATGTACTGATCTCTTTCCCATTCGTGAACCTGGGTCCGGTAAATATCCCATTCAATTTCTTTAAGTTCGTAGAAGTGGGCCAGCGCATGTTCACCCAGAGCTTCGGTAATAACATGGCTGCGGATCATTTCGTTGAGGGCTTCCTTCAGATCGGACGGCAAGCTTGGGATGCCTTCTTCAATCCGCTCTTCCTCAGACATCACATAGATGTTACGGTCGATTGGAGCCGGAAGATCAAGCTGGCGTTTGATTCCATCCAGACCTGCCTTCAACATTACAGCAAGTGCAAGGTAAGGGTTAGCTGCCGGGTCCGGGTTACGGACTTCAACGCGTGTACTGAGCCCTCTGGAAGCGGGAATACGGATCATCGGGCTGCGGTTGCTCGCAGACCAGGCCACGTAGCAAGGAGCTTCATAACCAGGCACCAGACGTTTGTATGAGTTGACAGTCGGGTTAGTGATCGCAGCAAAAGCACGTGCGTGCTTCAGAATCCCTGCCATGTAATAACGGGCTGTTTTACTCAGACCCAGTGTGTCACTTTCGTCATAGAACATGTTCTCGTTGCCTTTGAACAAGGATTGGTGTGCGTGCATACCGGATCCGTTCATGCCAAATAGCGGCTTAGGCATAAAAGTAGCATGCAGGCCGTGCTGACGGGCTACCGTCTTCACGACAAGCTTGAAGGTTTGAATCTGGTCCGCTGCCTTGATAGCATCGGCGTATTTGAAGTCAATTTCATGCTGGCCGGAAGCCACTTCATGGTGGGAGGCTTCCACTTCAAAGCCCATTTCTTCAAGCGTCAGCACGATTTCGCGGCGGCAGTTCTCCCCAAGATCCATCGGCGCCAAATCGAAATATCCGCCCTGATCGTTCAGTTCAGTGGTCGGGTTACCCTTCTCATCTGTTCTGAACAGGAAGAATTCAGGTTCAGGTCCAACGTTCATAGCAGTAAAGCCCATTTCTTCAGCTTCGAGCAGACAACGTTTGAGGATACCGCGCGGATCTCCGGCAAACGGTGTTCCGTCTGGCATATACACATCACAAATCAGACGTGCAACACGACTATCCGTCACCCAAGGGAAAATCACCCAAGTGCTAAGATCCGGATACAGGTACATATCGGATTCTTCGATCCGGACATAACCTTCGATGGAGGAACCGTCGAACATCATTTTGTTGTCGAGTGCCTTTTCCAGCTGACTTACGGGAATTTCCACATTTTTGATTGTTCCGAGCAGATCGGTAAATTGCAGGCGAATAAACCGGACGTTCTCATCCTTGGCAATACGCAGAATATCCTCTTTAGAAAAGCTCACTTTACCCTCTCCCTTTCAAAATCTCTATGTTATTTATTAAAAAACCGGGATAGCTCGCCTTGGATTAGAGACACTTGTCCCGGTCTTTTACCGGAAACCAGTTCCTGCTTAAGCAGACGGTGAAGCTGTGAATCGGATAACTCTCTACGCCGAACCTCTGTATCAGGGGTAATGACTGTAGCTTCTTCGGATTCCTTCGAGACAGGATTCATCACCTGCTTAATGCCGGCAATATTAACACCCTTCTCAATCAATGCCTTGATCTCTAGCAGACGTTCAACATCATTAAAGGAGAACAAACGCTGGTTGCCGGATGTGCGCGCGGGTACGATCAGACTGTGCTGTTCATAATAACGAATTTGTCTGGCAGATAGATCGGTTAACTTCATTACGATTCCTATAGGGAATAATGCCATATTTCTGCGGATTTCATCACCCATGACTCATCCAACCTTCCAATGATCTTTTTCTCATCTCATTGTACATTTCCTTATATGGCGTGTCAATGGTATGTGAGTTTTTCTCACAAGATTTCTTTAAGCCAATGAGAGATTAAGTGAACAAAGTGTCAGCTACATGGGACCTGGCTTCCCGCAGTATATCACATAGATCAATCCTCAAGCAAAAGTTCCGTACTGGAAAACAGTTTCGCTCAAACGCGCATCATGCACGACTCCAACTTTTCAGAAACTCCTTATTCAAAAGAAAATGTGACTGGCTAACCTTCAATCACCAGCTCCCCTTCTCCTGCCGGGGTCTCAAATCCGCTCAAAAAACGGGTCAGAATCTCTTCCGTGATTGGAAAAGCGGCATTAGCATCAAAACGCCCGCTCCGGATCTGAAGCCTCCGGCGCAATTCGTCCGGATGGACTTTTAAATGGATCAGTGCCCAAACGCTTCCATGACGCTCAATCAGTTGTTTATATTCATCCCGCTTCTGCCGCTGCCAAAAGCTGAAATCGATAACGACATGACGCTTCGCCTGAATCAGCTTCACCAGTTCCCCCCGCAGCCTGATTTCCGATTGTTCCTTAAAGGATTCATAAGCCTGCTCCGGATAATCTACACCAAAACGGCCATGTGTACTCCAAATATCCTCATCGATCGAGAGCCGGACGAATCCCGCTTTCTCCAGCTTCAGCGCAAAGGTTGTTTTCCCCGAGCCAGCCACACCGCACATCATCACTATAACGGGAGCTTCACTCACATTGTTTTGTTGCGTTAAATATTCTATCGCTGCCGCTTCATTCAGCATAGACTTCATCTCCTCTTCACTTAGAGCATAGGGGAACGCTTCTCCTTAAACTACGTAGATATAGTATAAAACTACTACGGGGTGACTTCTATGAACCAGAATAATCTCATTTGTAAAGCTTGCGGAAATAATACTTTTGCTGAAGGAAAATTGGAGGGCTACGCTAACGTAAGGCCTGTAAATAACTACTTCTCTTTTGGTTCGAAGCTTACATTAACAATTTGTAAAAAATGCGGTGAAGTGGCTTCAATGAAAGTAGATAAATTTGAGAAATTCTAATTCAGTCCTCCAGTGCAAATAACCGGACAGCAATCAGCTGAGTGTCCGGTTATTGTACGTTCACAATTAATTAAAGTAAATTGCGTTCTCTCATGCTTTGCAGGGCCATTAATACCCCGTATTTTACATGAGAGTAAGTTAATCCGCCCTGCATATACCCGATGTACGGCGCCCGGATTGGTGCATCCGCAGATAGCTCCAGACTGCCGCCCTGAATGAACGTCCCTGCCGCCATAATGACCGGATGCTCATAACCAGGCATATCCCATGGCTCTGGAACAACGTGGCTGTCTACTGCCGCTGCACGCTGAATTCCCTGGACGAAAGCAATCAGATGCTCAGGTCCGTCAAATGCTACCGCCTGAATCAGATCCGTCCGCGGCTCATCCCAGCCCGGCTTGGTCGTAAACCCGCAGCGTTGGAATACAGCGGAAGCGAAAACACTGCCCTTCACAGCCTGCCCTACGGTATGAGGAGCCATGAAGAGCCCCTGATACAGTCCACGAGTCGTCCCCAGCATGGCACCGACTTCTCCGCCTATCCCGGGAGCAGTCAAGCGGTATGCGGCCAATTCCACCAGATCTGCCCGGCCGCAGATATACCCGCCTGTCTCGGCAATTCCCCCGCCAGGATTCTTAATCAATGAACCGGCAACGAGGTCAGCGCCAACCTGTGGGGGCTCCAGAGTCTCGGTGAACTCTCCGTAGCAGTTGTCTACGAATACAATTACATCAGGTTTTAATGCTTTCACCTTCGATACCATCTCACCGATCTCAGCAACAGTGAAGGAAGAACGCCAATCATAACCGCGGGAACGCTGGATTCCAATAACCTTAGTTTTATCGTTTACCGCTATAGCAACCTCATCCCAGTCAATTTTACCGTCAGCCGTCAGTGCAGTCTCGCGGTAGCCGATGCCAAAGTCCGCCAGAGAGCCTGTCCCGTCGCCGGGCTTGCCAACTACCTTATGTAGTGTATCGTAGGGGCGTCCTGTAATGTATAGAAGCTCGTCTCCGGGACGGAGCACACCAAAGAGCGCCGTTGATATCGTATGAGTGCCTGAAGCGAAATGCGGGCGTACGAGCGCCGCCTCCGCGCCGAATACTTCGGCATAGACCAGATCCAGCACCTCACGGCCCCGGTCATTGTAGGCATATCCCGTAGATCCGGCAAAATGAAAATCACTGACATGCTGGCGCTGGAAGGCTTCAATGACCTTCCACTGATTATGATCTACAATTTTATCCAGCCGTTTAACGGCAACTTCAATTTCAAGTTCCGCAGCTTCCGCTGCCTGTAATAAATCCTCTGCAAATACTGCCATTTCCTCTTAACCTCTCCCTACCCTACTTTTACTTTGTCAAAGCTGATAATATCTACGCGATTCCAAGAGGAACGGTGTCCATTTCAGCGAGAAACCCCGCACAGCAGCGCCTGCCCCGAATGATACGAAGCAGAACCGAGGCTGTGCGGGGACTTGTAATGCCTGTACCTATGCACTTATTGCGGTTCGATGAACTCAGCTAGCTTGTAGCTCCATTTATCGTAGTCCTCTTTATTCAGACGAACATTATAGAGTACGTCATTCCCGTCATAATTCTGCTCAAGTACTTCTCCAACCCGGTAGAGCAGTGATGACAGGTCTCCCCGGTCCCCGGGAATCCGGAAGATCAGGGTGTCCCCGGCCAGTTCATCGCTGATTATCTCCGTAATCCGGGTCAGGTCATCCTGATTAAAAGCACTGATCTTCAGGAATCCCGGACCTATAGGAAGCATTTCCAGCTGCTCCGGCTGGCACAGATCGGTTTTGTTGAACAAGACGATCTGCGGCTTTCCTGCGGCTCCCAGATCCTGCAGAATCGACTGGACAACATCCATCTGCTCTTCACGCATCGGCGAAGAGGAATCAACGACATGCAGAACCAGATTCGCTTCATTCACTTCCTCCAGTGTAGCCCGGAAGGAGGCTACCAGATCATGCGGCAGATTCTGAATGAACCCTACAGTATCTGTAAGGACAACTTCTTTGCCCCCTGGAAGCTGGAGCACGCGAGATGTCGGATCGAGGGTCGCAAACAGCTGGTTCTCAATATAGACATCCGCATCTGTAAGCTGCTTCAGCAGCGT
This window contains:
- a CDS encoding LysM peptidoglycan-binding domain-containing protein, giving the protein MLKYSTYNSIYNEDIKVSAPGNPLPHNPLAQFRDKTLRLLSVLTSIFRQVSFVKISLILLLTISGFTVVGNVFAGSVTLMKPEKRIVVERGDTLWSIALKNKPDDMRTAVYIEGIKKSNGLKDSGIKAGDILTVPVY
- the lexA gene encoding transcriptional repressor LexA: MSKISSRQLAILEFIRNEVRSKGYPPSVREIGEAVGLASSSTVHGHLDRLEKKGLIRRDPTKPRAIELLGQEDSENVHQFVQTVTRIPVIGKVTAGVPITATENIEDYFPLPTHYVGDNKVFMLSVLGDSMVDAGIMNGDYVIVRQQQTADNGDIVVAMTEEDEATVKTFYKERDHIRLQPENPAYEPLRLNRVTILGRVIGLFRDIH
- a CDS encoding L,D-transpeptidase; the protein is MPNYRIIVDLSQRMLYLLDNDTVTRGFPVGIGRMLTVSPVGEYTIINKQPNPGGPFGAFWMGLSKPHYGIHGTNDPSSIGHMVSHGCIRMYNQDVVALAAIIPIGTRVTIRE
- a CDS encoding DNA-directed RNA polymerase subunit alpha C-terminal domain-containing protein; translation: MSYIEIDRRLYPRPIHTLRQRSTRNPKSISRILNSLYESNYITVGDLMKASLAELRCLRNFGVTGQMIVVELLEAHTKQLSEISR
- a CDS encoding M15 family metallopeptidase, whose amino-acid sequence is MLTLEQVKLKSLSWLGCIRSWVTATVALIERCYARRVNIVITQGLRTISEQDALYAQGRTKPGQVVTNAKGGTSCK
- the glnA gene encoding type I glutamate--ammonia ligase; its protein translation is MSFSKEDILRIAKDENVRFIRLQFTDLLGTIKNVEIPVSQLEKALDNKMMFDGSSIEGYVRIEESDMYLYPDLSTWVIFPWVTDSRVARLICDVYMPDGTPFAGDPRGILKRCLLEAEEMGFTAMNVGPEPEFFLFRTDEKGNPTTELNDQGGYFDLAPMDLGENCRREIVLTLEEMGFEVEASHHEVASGQHEIDFKYADAIKAADQIQTFKLVVKTVARQHGLHATFMPKPLFGMNGSGMHAHQSLFKGNENMFYDESDTLGLSKTARYYMAGILKHARAFAAITNPTVNSYKRLVPGYEAPCYVAWSASNRSPMIRIPASRGLSTRVEVRNPDPAANPYLALAVMLKAGLDGIKRQLDLPAPIDRNIYVMSEEERIEEGIPSLPSDLKEALNEMIRSHVITEALGEHALAHFYELKEIEWDIYRTQVHEWERDQYMTLY
- a CDS encoding MerR family transcriptional regulator: MGDEIRRNMALFPIGIVMKLTDLSARQIRYYEQHSLIVPARTSGNQRLFSFNDVERLLEIKALIEKGVNIAGIKQVMNPVSKESEEATVITPDTEVRRRELSDSQLHRLLKQELVSGKRPGQVSLIQGELSRFFNK
- a CDS encoding AAA family ATPase; translation: MLNEAAAIEYLTQQNNVSEAPVIVMMCGVAGSGKTTFALKLEKAGFVRLSIDEDIWSTHGRFGVDYPEQAYESFKEQSEIRLRGELVKLIQAKRHVVIDFSFWQRQKRDEYKQLIERHGSVWALIHLKVHPDELRRRLQIRSGRFDANAAFPITEEILTRFLSGFETPAGEGELVIEG
- a CDS encoding methionine gamma-lyase family protein, encoding MAVFAEDLLQAAEAAELEIEVAVKRLDKIVDHNQWKVIEAFQRQHVSDFHFAGSTGYAYNDRGREVLDLVYAEVFGAEAALVRPHFASGTHTISTALFGVLRPGDELLYITGRPYDTLHKVVGKPGDGTGSLADFGIGYRETALTADGKIDWDEVAIAVNDKTKVIGIQRSRGYDWRSSFTVAEIGEMVSKVKALKPDVIVFVDNCYGEFTETLEPPQVGADLVAGSLIKNPGGGIAETGGYICGRADLVELAAYRLTAPGIGGEVGAMLGTTRGLYQGLFMAPHTVGQAVKGSVFASAVFQRCGFTTKPGWDEPRTDLIQAVAFDGPEHLIAFVQGIQRAAAVDSHVVPEPWDMPGYEHPVIMAAGTFIQGGSLELSADAPIRAPYIGYMQGGLTYSHVKYGVLMALQSMRERNLL